One segment of Gemmatimonadota bacterium DNA contains the following:
- a CDS encoding chorismate-binding protein, translating into MAPGFSSLPDFLARATPGMVPVVRQVVLDGDTPVAAFAKLHQGRYGFLLESLEGGERWARYTFLSTDPREVLSYHGREVRRWTPGAGWSTVATDEAPLDHLARTMRQYPPVDLPGLPRFTGGAVGYIGYDVVRSLERLPDAPADDRGLPDALLMVADTLLVLDNLFNRATIIANVEVAPGMSPAALEALYHGAVARIEGWLARLAAPSALTPLAIEGAAPIPATTAPFSDQAYQDGVRTIQEHIAAGDTFQTVLSRRIDLDAPDPFLTYRYLRALNPAPYLYFLHFDDLHVVGSSPEVLIRVEEGEVTVRPIAGTRPRGATAAEDQALQAELEADPKERAEHLMLVDLGRNDVGRVAAFGTVRLTAFMVVERYSHVMHLVSEVRGRLREELDALAALGACFPAGTVSGAPKVRAMEIIDALEPTRRGPYAGAVGYVGWGARTLDTAIAIRTVVMRGGRAWVQAGAGIVADSEAAAEWRETEAKARAVLAALGLAGARGP; encoded by the coding sequence ATGGCTCCCGGCTTCAGCTCGCTCCCCGACTTCCTGGCCCGCGCCACGCCGGGCATGGTGCCCGTGGTCCGCCAGGTGGTGCTCGACGGCGACACGCCGGTGGCCGCGTTCGCCAAGCTGCACCAGGGGCGCTACGGCTTCCTGCTCGAGTCCCTGGAAGGGGGCGAGCGCTGGGCCCGCTACACCTTCCTCAGCACCGACCCCCGCGAAGTCCTAAGCTACCACGGCCGGGAGGTGCGCCGGTGGACCCCGGGCGCTGGCTGGAGCACCGTGGCCACCGACGAGGCGCCGCTCGACCACCTTGCCCGGACGATGCGGCAGTACCCCCCGGTGGACCTGCCGGGGCTGCCCCGCTTCACCGGCGGCGCGGTGGGGTACATCGGCTACGACGTGGTGCGCAGCCTGGAGCGGCTGCCCGACGCCCCGGCCGACGACCGCGGGCTCCCCGACGCGCTGCTCATGGTGGCCGACACCCTGCTGGTGCTCGACAACCTGTTCAACCGGGCCACGATCATCGCGAACGTGGAGGTGGCGCCGGGGATGTCGCCGGCGGCGCTCGAGGCGCTGTACCACGGCGCCGTCGCGCGGATCGAGGGGTGGCTGGCGCGTCTGGCCGCGCCCTCGGCCCTGACGCCGCTGGCCATCGAGGGGGCGGCGCCGATCCCGGCCACCACCGCGCCCTTCAGCGACCAGGCCTACCAGGACGGCGTGCGCACCATCCAGGAGCACATCGCCGCGGGCGACACCTTCCAGACCGTGCTGTCCCGCCGGATCGACCTCGACGCGCCGGACCCGTTCCTCACCTACCGCTACCTCCGCGCGCTCAACCCGGCGCCGTACCTGTACTTCCTGCACTTCGACGACCTGCACGTGGTGGGCAGTTCGCCCGAGGTGCTGATCCGCGTGGAGGAGGGCGAGGTCACCGTGCGCCCGATCGCCGGCACCCGGCCCCGTGGCGCCACCGCCGCGGAGGACCAGGCGCTGCAGGCGGAGCTGGAGGCCGACCCGAAGGAACGCGCGGAACACCTGATGCTGGTGGATCTGGGCCGGAACGACGTGGGCCGGGTGGCGGCGTTCGGCACGGTGCGGCTCACGGCCTTCATGGTGGTGGAGCGGTACTCGCACGTGATGCACCTGGTGAGCGAGGTGCGCGGCCGGCTGCGCGAGGAGCTCGACGCGCTGGCCGCCCTCGGCGCGTGCTTCCCGGCGGGCACCGTGAGCGGCGCGCCCAAGGTGCGGGCCATGGAGATCATCGACGCCCTGGAGCCCACGCGGCGGGGGCCCTACGCCGGCGCGGTAGGGTACGTCGGCTGGGGGGCGCGCACCCTGGACACGGCCATCGCCATCCGCACCGTGGTGATGCGGGGTGGCCGCGCCTGGGTGCAGGCCGGCGCCGGGATCGTCGCGGACTCCGAGGCCGCGGCGGAGTGGCGCGAAACCGAAGCCAAGGCGCGGGCGGTGCTCGCGGCGCTCGGCCTCGCGGGGGCGCGCGGGCCCTAG
- a CDS encoding FHA domain-containing protein, producing the protein MPFKLVSFTGDQDFELIPDHTYVVGRAVTSDIPIFDPTISRRHAELRVGKATIALKDLGSSNGTFINGERVTDGTLEAGDSVTFGKVVFQLKTPEMGSARLVTTGQNLPQPGGTIVKQIAMSGHVGAAIVGEVAQAAGAHDAQGQLKVAGASTAERNARKLSLLLEVSQKLSGELDLDKLLGRVVETTFDVMGVDRVSVLLKTESGELVPRVSKSRLGDSSAQHVPRSIARKAVEERVAILTDNAVADDRFKGGASIMLQSVRSAMCIPLMASAEMVLGILYVDNLTATNSFSDEDLQFLIAFGGLAAIAIKNSRFAEQIQREAMVRSNFERYFAPNVAAEIAMQQGAVKLGGDKRPVTILFSDIRGFTTMSEHMSPESIASLLSDYFTEMVDIIFANGGTLDKFIGDAVMALWGAPVPHADDPDRAVQAAIAMQRAIHALNAKWTADGRPSISVGIGINYGETFAGNIGSHLRLEYTVIGDNVNVASRLCSNAKGGEILISDPLYQVLKEKPPVEARDPLAVKNRAQAVPVWRVKV; encoded by the coding sequence ATGCCTTTCAAGCTCGTCTCCTTCACCGGCGACCAGGACTTCGAGCTCATCCCGGACCATACCTACGTGGTCGGCCGGGCGGTCACGAGCGACATCCCCATCTTCGATCCGACGATCAGCCGCCGCCACGCCGAGCTCCGGGTGGGGAAGGCCACGATCGCGCTCAAGGACCTGGGCAGCTCCAACGGCACGTTCATCAATGGCGAGCGGGTCACCGACGGCACCCTCGAGGCCGGCGACTCGGTGACGTTCGGCAAGGTGGTCTTCCAGCTCAAGACCCCCGAGATGGGCAGCGCGCGGCTGGTCACCACCGGGCAGAACCTGCCCCAGCCCGGCGGCACGATCGTCAAGCAGATCGCCATGAGCGGCCACGTGGGGGCGGCCATCGTCGGCGAGGTGGCCCAGGCCGCCGGCGCCCACGACGCCCAGGGCCAGCTCAAGGTGGCCGGCGCCAGCACGGCCGAGCGCAACGCGCGCAAGCTCTCCCTGCTGCTCGAGGTGTCGCAGAAGCTCTCCGGCGAGCTCGACCTCGACAAGCTGCTGGGCCGGGTGGTGGAGACCACCTTCGACGTCATGGGCGTGGACCGGGTGTCGGTGCTGCTCAAGACCGAGAGCGGCGAGCTGGTGCCGCGGGTGTCCAAGAGCCGCCTCGGCGACAGCTCCGCGCAGCACGTGCCGCGATCCATCGCCCGCAAGGCGGTGGAGGAGCGGGTGGCCATCCTCACCGACAACGCCGTGGCCGACGACCGCTTCAAGGGCGGGGCGTCGATCATGCTGCAGAGCGTCCGCAGCGCCATGTGCATCCCGCTCATGGCCAGCGCGGAGATGGTGCTCGGCATCCTGTACGTGGACAACCTCACCGCCACCAACTCCTTCAGCGACGAGGACCTGCAGTTCCTCATCGCGTTCGGCGGCCTGGCGGCGATCGCCATCAAGAACAGCCGCTTCGCCGAGCAGATCCAGCGCGAGGCGATGGTCCGCTCCAACTTCGAGCGCTACTTCGCGCCGAACGTGGCGGCGGAGATCGCCATGCAGCAGGGGGCGGTGAAGCTGGGCGGCGACAAGCGCCCGGTGACGATCCTCTTCTCCGACATCCGCGGCTTCACCACGATGTCGGAACACATGAGCCCGGAGAGCATCGCGAGCCTGCTCTCGGACTACTTCACCGAGATGGTGGACATCATCTTCGCCAACGGCGGCACCCTCGACAAGTTCATCGGGGACGCCGTCATGGCCCTCTGGGGGGCCCCGGTGCCCCACGCCGACGACCCCGACCGCGCGGTGCAGGCGGCGATCGCCATGCAGCGCGCCATCCACGCGCTCAACGCCAAGTGGACGGCGGACGGGCGGCCCAGCATCAGCGTGGGGATCGGGATCAACTACGGCGAGACCTTCGCGGGAAACATCGGCAGCCACCTGCGGCTGGAATACACGGTCATCGGCGACAATGTCAACGTGGCCAGCCGGCTCTGCTCCAATGCCAAGGGCGGGGAGATCCTGATCTCCGACCCGCTCTACCAGGTGCTCAAGGAGAAGCCCCCGGTCGAGGCGCGCGACCCGCTCGCGGTCAAGAACCGCGCCCAGGCGGTGCCGGTCTGGCGGGTCAAGGTCTGA
- a CDS encoding YncE family protein, giving the protein MPSSPSRKRLALAGVAALALALARPAAAQQPPAPPTRTYWVYVGAESADLLHRIRFGPGGAVVERTIAAGQSPAEMEGPHGLQISRDGRFLHVTTGHGSPDGRYWRYALGPDTLAGPGILLGNFPASLDVTADGLYAFIVNFNLHGRMVPSSVSVVYTPTLTEVARTETCTMPHGSRLSPDGRAQYSTCMMDDQLVELDAATFEVARRFGLARGSEGPLPAVAPPAHGGHDMGGMMPRPSCSPTWAQPAADGAHVYVACNKADEIVEVERAGWRITRRFPTGRGPYNLAVTPDGRLLVASLKQGGGVQVFDLARGHSVMQAQSSTTISHGVAISPDSRYAFVSSEGVGAAPGTVDVWDLVALARVASVEVGQQAGGIAFWKMEPAAP; this is encoded by the coding sequence ATGCCCAGCTCCCCTTCCCGCAAGCGGCTCGCGCTGGCCGGCGTCGCGGCCCTCGCCCTCGCCCTCGCCCGCCCGGCGGCCGCCCAGCAGCCGCCGGCGCCGCCCACCCGCACCTACTGGGTGTACGTCGGGGCCGAGTCGGCCGACCTGCTGCACCGGATCCGGTTCGGGCCGGGCGGCGCGGTGGTGGAGCGCACCATTGCCGCGGGGCAGTCCCCGGCCGAGATGGAGGGCCCGCATGGGCTGCAGATCAGCCGCGACGGGCGGTTCCTTCACGTCACCACCGGCCACGGATCGCCCGACGGCCGGTACTGGCGCTACGCCCTCGGTCCCGACACCCTCGCGGGGCCGGGCATCCTGCTCGGCAACTTCCCCGCCTCCCTCGACGTCACCGCCGACGGGCTCTACGCCTTCATCGTCAACTTCAACCTGCACGGACGGATGGTCCCCTCGTCGGTGTCGGTGGTCTACACGCCGACCCTGACCGAGGTGGCGCGCACCGAGACCTGCACCATGCCGCATGGCAGCCGGCTCTCGCCGGACGGCCGGGCGCAGTACTCCACCTGCATGATGGACGACCAGCTGGTGGAACTCGATGCCGCCACCTTCGAGGTGGCGCGCCGCTTCGGCCTGGCGCGCGGGAGCGAGGGGCCGCTCCCCGCGGTGGCCCCGCCGGCCCACGGCGGCCATGACATGGGCGGCATGATGCCGCGACCCAGCTGCTCGCCGACCTGGGCCCAGCCCGCCGCCGACGGGGCCCACGTTTACGTGGCGTGCAACAAGGCGGACGAGATCGTGGAGGTGGAGCGGGCCGGCTGGCGCATCACCCGCCGGTTCCCGACGGGTCGTGGCCCCTACAACCTGGCGGTGACGCCGGATGGGCGGCTGCTGGTGGCGAGCCTCAAGCAGGGGGGTGGGGTACAGGTGTTTGACCTGGCGCGCGGCCACAGCGTGATGCAGGCGCAGAGCTCCACCACGATCAGTCACGGGGTGGCGATCAGCCCCGATTCCCGCTACGCCTTTGTGAGCAGCGAGGGGGTGGGGGCGGCGCCGGGCACGGTGGACGTCTGGGACCTGGTGGCGCTGGCGCGGGTGGCGTCGGTGGAGGTGGGCCAGCAGGCCGGGGGGATCGCGTTCTGGAAGATGGAGCCGGCGGCGCCGTAG